A single region of the Methanobrevibacter sp. genome encodes:
- the idsA gene encoding short chain isoprenyl diphosphate synthase IdsA yields MSDVKEVLGNYSGDITKTIEEELATITPDNLAEASVYLTRAGGKMLRPALTLITAEAVGGSRESALKSGAAIELIHTFSLIHDDIMDQDDMRRGMPSVHKVWGDDVAILAGDTLFSKAFEIIIGSKGTSSEQNNKALATVADACVKICEGQALDMGFEERFDVTEEEYMEMIFKKTGALIAAATKAGAIMGGASDEVIDAMYEYGRLIGLAFQIQDDYLDIASDEETLGKPIGSDIGKGKMTIIAIKGLASVEDDRLLEILKAENNSQDEIDEAIEILTNCGAIEYARNLALESVNQAKEVLEILDDSSSKQVLADIADFVLERSA; encoded by the coding sequence ATGAGTGATGTAAAAGAAGTACTTGGAAATTATTCAGGCGATATTACAAAAACAATTGAAGAAGAATTAGCAACAATTACTCCGGATAATCTTGCAGAAGCATCTGTTTATCTTACAAGAGCTGGAGGAAAAATGCTTAGACCTGCTTTAACATTAATAACTGCTGAAGCTGTTGGTGGATCTCGTGAATCTGCATTAAAATCCGGTGCAGCTATTGAATTGATTCACACTTTTTCACTTATCCATGATGATATCATGGACCAGGATGATATGAGAAGAGGAATGCCTTCCGTTCATAAGGTTTGGGGTGATGATGTAGCTATTCTAGCAGGGGACACATTATTCTCTAAAGCTTTTGAAATTATTATAGGTTCTAAGGGAACCAGTTCTGAACAAAACAACAAGGCTTTAGCTACTGTTGCTGACGCTTGTGTAAAAATCTGTGAAGGTCAAGCTTTGGATATGGGCTTTGAAGAAAGATTCGATGTTACTGAAGAAGAATATATGGAAATGATTTTCAAAAAAACTGGTGCTTTGATTGCAGCTGCTACAAAAGCTGGTGCTATCATGGGTGGAGCATCTGATGAAGTCATTGATGCTATGTATGAATATGGTCGTTTAATAGGTCTTGCTTTCCAAATTCAGGATGATTATCTTGATATCGCATCCGATGAGGAAACATTAGGTAAACCAATTGGTTCTGATATTGGAAAAGGAAAAATGACCATTATTGCAATTAAAGGTTTGGCCAGTGTTGAAGATGACAGATTACTGGAAATCTTAAAAGCTGAAAATAATTCTCAAGATGAGATAGATGAAGCAATTGAAATTTTAACAAATTGTGGCGCTATTGAATATGCTCGCAATTTGGCATTAGAATCTGTCAACCAAGCTAAAGAAGTACTTGAAATATTGGATGATTCTTCATCTAAACAGGTACTTGCTGACATTGCAGATTTTGTACTTGAGAGAAGCGCATAA
- a CDS encoding ADP-ribosylglycohydrolase family protein, whose product MKGIIGAIAGDIIGSTREHNTIKTKDFELFPLMSTFTDDTVMTLAIAQWLCDNMSSKEVLINNLKHFGNRYINAGYGRSFYHWLGQESPEPYGSWANGSAMRVSPCAWVAESLEEAQKLAELSAIVTHNHPEGVKGALATCDAIYLARIGASKDEIRDHIELRYDYDLSRTVDEIRPVYSFDVSCAGSVPESIICFLDGDDFEDTIRNAVSLGGDADTQAAIAGSIASAYWEVPENIADEAIAHLDDFLLNTFIDFEDKFL is encoded by the coding sequence ATGAAAGGAATTATTGGTGCAATTGCAGGTGACATTATCGGTTCAACAAGGGAACATAACACAATTAAAACAAAAGATTTTGAACTCTTTCCATTAATGTCAACCTTTACGGATGATACTGTGATGACATTGGCTATCGCTCAATGGTTATGTGATAACATGTCATCAAAAGAGGTTTTAATTAATAATCTGAAACATTTTGGAAACAGATACATTAACGCCGGTTACGGAAGAAGTTTTTACCATTGGTTGGGTCAGGAATCTCCTGAACCTTACGGAAGTTGGGCCAACGGATCTGCTATGCGAGTATCTCCATGTGCATGGGTGGCTGAATCGTTAGAAGAGGCACAAAAATTAGCTGAACTGTCTGCAATAGTAACTCACAATCATCCTGAAGGAGTTAAAGGTGCGCTAGCAACATGTGATGCAATTTATTTGGCTCGTATTGGTGCTTCAAAGGATGAAATCAGAGACCACATTGAACTTCGCTATGATTATGATTTAAGCAGAACTGTTGATGAAATCAGACCAGTTTACTCATTTGATGTGTCCTGTGCCGGAAGTGTTCCAGAGTCCATAATATGTTTTTTAGATGGTGATGATTTTGAAGATACTATCAGAAATGCCGTATCCTTAGGCGGTGATGCGGATACTCAGGCAGCAATTGCAGGAAGCATTGCCAGTGCATATTGGGAAGTTCCCGAAAATATTGCAGATGAAGCTATCGCTCATTTAGATGATTTCTTATTAAATACATTCATTGATTTTGAAGATAAATTCTTATGA
- a CDS encoding TrmB family transcriptional regulator produces MDENISVLKGIGLTMYEAEAYVTLTSLISSNATEIAEKSGIPRSKIYDVLKSLVKKNFIEVEDGRPLTYNVKSPVEVLSREKERLDNEIDDTITRLTYIYENGMSQVQAPIWRIYGVDKIISQELEIIKRARNTVNMRIGFLFEGEGEQLIKAFKSRPKLTVNILASPTCYVNDEEINIIKMFKDAEINIQKADIPFVKVLISDSKEMMHTYTKFSEDKRNVIPETAIGIWNKYEDIARNYDERFLNQLKKMKNKQKKKKS; encoded by the coding sequence ATGGATGAAAATATATCAGTACTCAAAGGAATCGGACTAACAATGTATGAAGCTGAAGCATATGTGACACTCACTTCATTAATCTCGTCAAATGCAACAGAAATAGCTGAAAAATCAGGCATCCCCAGAAGTAAAATATATGATGTTTTGAAAAGCCTTGTGAAAAAGAATTTTATTGAAGTGGAAGACGGAAGACCTCTTACATACAATGTCAAATCACCTGTTGAAGTATTAAGCAGAGAAAAGGAAAGACTGGACAATGAAATAGATGATACAATAACAAGACTGACCTACATCTATGAAAACGGTATGAGTCAAGTGCAGGCTCCAATCTGGAGAATATACGGTGTTGACAAAATCATATCACAGGAACTGGAAATCATAAAAAGAGCCAGAAATACCGTAAATATGAGAATAGGATTTCTGTTTGAAGGCGAAGGAGAACAGCTCATCAAGGCATTTAAGTCAAGACCAAAATTAACCGTGAATATTCTGGCATCACCCACATGTTATGTCAACGACGAAGAAATAAATATCATCAAAATGTTTAAAGATGCCGAAATCAACATCCAGAAAGCAGACATTCCATTTGTAAAGGTGTTAATCTCAGATTCAAAGGAAATGATGCATACATATACCAAATTTTCAGAAGACAAACGTAATGTAATTCCCGAAACCGCAATAGGCATATGGAACAAATATGAAGATATTGCAAGAAACTATGATGAGAGATTCCTAAATCAGCTTAAAAAAATGAAAAACAAGCAAAAGAAGAAAAAATCATAA
- the hcp gene encoding hydroxylamine reductase yields MAEEGLDMFCYQCSQTAKGTGCTVSGVCGKKPTVARLQDNLIFTMKGISAYNYNANVLGKNDPEIDAFLTKGLYTTLTNVNFDVNDLVALALEAGKVSVDVMRLLKDAHIEAYGEPQPVEVKVGAQEGPAIIVTGHDLKALEELLKQVEGTDIKVYTHSEMLPAHGYPGLNKYENLAGQLGGAWHDQRTVFKKYNAAIVGTSNCVLPALDAYKERMFTMDVAKLEGVKTVEDYDFSEVIECAKSLGGLEAEELTTITTGWSAGAIVEHADKIKELVLDGKIRRFFVVGGCDKAAKHNDYYREFVQNLPQDTVILTLACGKYKFNDLDLGDIEGIPRLLDVGQCNDTIVAVDVALALCDLFDMELNELPLTIVLSWMEQKAAAVLWALLYLGKTDMWLGPVLPAWCNDDIINVLVENYNLTPTTGDAIADIKTIMGE; encoded by the coding sequence ATGGCAGAAGAAGGCTTAGATATGTTTTGTTATCAATGTTCCCAAACCGCTAAAGGTACTGGTTGTACCGTAAGTGGAGTTTGTGGAAAAAAACCAACTGTAGCAAGATTACAAGATAATTTAATCTTTACTATGAAAGGAATTAGTGCATACAACTATAACGCAAATGTTTTAGGAAAAAATGATCCTGAAATCGATGCATTTTTAACTAAAGGTCTTTACACAACATTAACCAATGTCAACTTCGATGTAAATGACTTAGTTGCTCTAGCACTTGAAGCAGGTAAAGTAAGTGTCGACGTAATGAGATTACTCAAAGATGCACATATTGAAGCTTACGGAGAACCACAACCTGTGGAAGTTAAAGTTGGAGCACAGGAAGGACCAGCAATCATTGTAACCGGTCACGACTTAAAAGCATTAGAAGAATTATTAAAACAAGTGGAAGGAACTGACATTAAAGTTTACACTCACTCAGAAATGTTACCTGCTCATGGATACCCTGGATTAAACAAATACGAAAACTTAGCAGGTCAATTAGGTGGGGCATGGCACGATCAAAGAACCGTCTTTAAAAAATACAATGCAGCAATTGTAGGAACCAGTAACTGTGTTTTACCAGCACTTGACGCATACAAAGAAAGAATGTTCACTATGGATGTAGCTAAACTTGAAGGAGTAAAAACCGTAGAAGATTATGATTTCTCAGAAGTAATTGAATGTGCAAAATCCTTAGGAGGATTAGAAGCTGAAGAATTAACCACAATTACTACAGGTTGGAGTGCAGGAGCTATTGTTGAACATGCTGACAAAATTAAGGAATTAGTTTTAGACGGTAAAATCAGAAGATTCTTTGTAGTCGGAGGATGTGACAAAGCAGCAAAACACAACGACTACTACAGGGAATTCGTACAGAACTTACCTCAAGACACTGTTATCTTAACATTAGCATGCGGTAAATACAAATTCAATGACCTCGACTTAGGTGACATTGAAGGAATTCCAAGATTATTAGATGTCGGTCAATGTAATGACACTATTGTTGCAGTTGATGTAGCATTAGCATTATGCGACTTATTTGACATGGAATTAAATGAATTACCATTAACAATTGTTCTTTCATGGATGGAACAAAAAGCAGCTGCTGTTCTCTGGGCATTATTATACCTTGGAAAAACAGACATGTGGCTTGGACCTGTGCTTCCTGCATGGTGTAATGACGATATCATAAATGTTTTAGTCGAAAACTACAATTTAACTCCTACTACTGGTGATGCTATAGCAGACATCAAAACCATTATGGGAGAATAA
- a CDS encoding cupin domain-containing protein, translating to MMEDLKAKALDIENLVKYEKDSVVSREVIKKELGTVTFFAFDQGQGLSEHSAPFDAMVQIIDGEAEITISGVKNTVKKGEMIIMPANEPHALQAVNAPYKMILTMIKSD from the coding sequence ATTATGGAAGATTTAAAAGCAAAAGCATTAGATATTGAAAACTTAGTCAAATACGAAAAAGATAGTGTAGTCAGCCGTGAAGTTATTAAAAAGGAGCTTGGAACAGTAACATTCTTCGCCTTTGATCAAGGTCAGGGATTATCAGAACATTCCGCTCCTTTTGATGCAATGGTTCAAATTATTGACGGTGAAGCAGAAATAACAATTTCTGGTGTAAAAAACACTGTTAAAAAAGGTGAAATGATTATCATGCCTGCAAATGAACCACATGCTCTTCAGGCTGTAAATGCACCTTATAAAATGATATTAACCATGATTAAAAGTGATTAA
- a CDS encoding class I SAM-dependent methyltransferase produces the protein MKQCIKNPNDVDWTGFWAEKLANKIDKDWDKAAPGFFKRTHKEDYNDALLSKLILDENDTVLDVGCGEGSVTIPIAKRVKKVIGLDSSPKMLEYLEKRAKDNNVDNIETILKPIEEIKYEEIGDMDVVVCSRSLNGIIPIEEVLSELNKIANKYVFITIFGPENKKIEKDFDRELGIKTENFPDYNYFFNILFNMGIYANIDRFDLNNYREYDSIEEAMDNGKFRLDIYNDEEKELLREYLERILTYDSETKKYYNVKDKADWIMVWWKK, from the coding sequence ATGAAACAATGTATTAAGAATCCGAATGATGTTGATTGGACAGGATTTTGGGCAGAAAAACTAGCAAACAAAATTGATAAAGACTGGGATAAAGCAGCACCAGGCTTTTTTAAAAGAACACATAAAGAGGACTACAACGATGCATTATTGTCCAAATTAATTCTGGATGAAAATGATACAGTGCTTGATGTTGGCTGCGGTGAAGGATCAGTAACAATCCCAATTGCTAAAAGAGTGAAAAAAGTAATCGGACTAGATTCCTCACCAAAAATGCTTGAATATCTCGAAAAAAGAGCCAAAGACAATAATGTGGATAACATTGAAACCATTTTAAAACCAATTGAAGAGATAAAATATGAGGAAATTGGTGATATGGATGTAGTTGTATGTTCAAGATCTTTGAATGGCATTATTCCCATTGAGGAAGTTTTATCCGAATTAAATAAAATAGCCAACAAATATGTATTTATAACAATTTTTGGACCTGAAAATAAAAAGATAGAAAAAGACTTTGACAGGGAACTCGGAATAAAAACAGAAAACTTTCCTGATTACAATTATTTCTTCAATATACTTTTCAATATGGGAATTTATGCAAATATTGACCGTTTTGACTTAAACAATTACAGAGAATACGACAGCATTGAAGAAGCTATGGACAACGGCAAATTCAGACTGGACATTTATAACGATGAAGAAAAAGAACTGCTGAGAGAATATCTTGAAAGAATTCTTACATATGACAGTGAAACTAAAAAATACTATAATGTTAAAGATAAAGCGGATTGGATAATGGTATGGTGGAAAAAATAA
- a CDS encoding GNAT family N-acetyltransferase → MKTILTNEKDERFLELVEELDNGYYQRIGDDLKKYEKYNEFDKPHVVIILLDGDKAVACASYRQLNENTVEFKRVYVKKEYRKKGIAFKLITQLEKQVIEKNFKFSHIVTGKNNIAAIKLYEKLKYKPIRNFGQFKDDENVICMKKEF, encoded by the coding sequence ATGAAAACCATTCTGACAAATGAAAAAGATGAAAGATTCCTTGAACTTGTTGAAGAGTTGGATAATGGATATTATCAACGTATTGGAGATGACTTAAAAAAATATGAAAAATACAATGAGTTCGATAAGCCTCATGTTGTCATAATACTTCTTGATGGCGACAAAGCCGTAGCCTGTGCCAGTTATAGGCAGTTAAATGAAAATACTGTTGAGTTTAAAAGGGTATATGTAAAAAAAGAATACAGAAAAAAGGGAATTGCATTCAAACTTATAACCCAGCTGGAAAAACAGGTGATTGAAAAAAATTTCAAATTTTCCCATATTGTTACTGGCAAAAATAATATTGCAGCTATTAAATTATATGAAAAATTGAAATATAAACCAATTAGAAATTTTGGTCAATTTAAAGACGATGAAAACGTCATATGTATGAAAAAAGAATTTTAA
- a CDS encoding aldo/keto reductase, which produces MKIMRLGKTNLEVNKNGFGALPIQRCNMDEAIEILKKAYDNGINFYDTAHFYTDSEEKMGNAFKDLPREKLLLASKTAAETPEVFWSDLETSLKSLKTDYLDLYQFHNISFVPKKDDEVYQAMLEAKEKGMIKHIGITTHKITFAHEAIESGLYETLQYPFSYLSGEEEIELVEKCKQLDVGFIAMKAMGGGLITNSKASFAFLNQFDNVLPIWGIQKISELDEFLSYGENTVLDDDLKLAIEKDKNELGEDFCRGCGYCMPCPEGIKINTCARMSLWVRRFPTEPHLTEEWQKTMAETENCIECYACVDNCPYELDIPRLLKENYEDYKNILSGKTKT; this is translated from the coding sequence TGGAAAAACTAATCTTGAAGTAAATAAAAATGGATTTGGAGCACTTCCAATTCAAAGATGCAATATGGATGAAGCAATAGAAATTCTTAAAAAAGCATATGATAACGGCATCAACTTTTATGACACCGCCCATTTTTACACAGACAGTGAAGAAAAGATGGGCAATGCATTTAAAGACTTACCTCGTGAAAAGTTATTGCTGGCAAGTAAAACCGCAGCGGAAACACCGGAAGTATTTTGGAGCGATTTAGAAACATCACTGAAAAGCTTAAAAACAGATTATCTGGATTTATACCAATTCCACAACATTTCATTCGTTCCTAAAAAAGATGATGAAGTGTATCAGGCAATGCTTGAAGCAAAAGAAAAAGGAATGATTAAACATATCGGAATTACAACCCATAAAATAACATTTGCACATGAAGCCATTGAAAGCGGACTTTATGAAACTCTGCAATACCCATTTTCATATTTAAGCGGTGAAGAAGAAATAGAACTGGTTGAAAAATGTAAACAGCTTGATGTCGGTTTTATAGCTATGAAAGCAATGGGCGGAGGATTAATTACCAATTCAAAAGCAAGCTTTGCATTCCTGAATCAATTTGATAATGTTCTGCCAATTTGGGGAATTCAAAAAATCTCCGAACTGGATGAATTTTTATCTTACGGGGAAAATACCGTTTTGGATGATGATTTGAAACTGGCCATTGAAAAAGATAAAAATGAACTGGGAGAAGACTTCTGCAGAGGATGCGGATATTGCATGCCTTGTCCTGAAGGAATTAAGATAAACACCTGTGCAAGGATGTCACTCTGGGTTAGAAGATTCCCAACAGAACCTCATTTAACCGAAGAATGGCAAAAAACAATGGCTGAAACAGAAAACTGCATAGAATGCTATGCATGTGTAGACAACTGCCCATATGAATTAGACATTCCAAGACTTCTAAAAGAAAACTATGAAGACTATAAAAACATTTTATCCGGAAAAACAAAAACATGA